The segment TGGTGGTGGGCAGGAGCAGCAGTGATAAGGTTATAGTAGAAGCATACAATTCTACGACCAAGACATGGAAAGTTGCAGGCAGCATTCCTGATGTGATTATAAGAAACGAAAACATGTTCTTCTGTAAGGGCTCTTTGTTCTGTGTGACTGCCACTGGCGGCATAATGACCTACAATATTGAACAGGAGATCACCACAATTATGGCCATGCCCACAGCAGACGCCGAAAATTTGTCGATTCGGCTTGTTTGTTGTAAGACTGGTGTTTTTGTGGTTGGGGCAACCGAAGATAATCACTGTTTGAAAGGCGTAATTATGTGGGAGTTAGTTTCTCCCAAGACGTCAATGGAGGACTACAAGTGGGAAGAGATTGGGAAAATGCCCAGCTCTGTGTGTGAGGAATTTAGGAGGAGCTCTAATTCAAATTGGTTTGAGTGTGTGGGAATGGGAGATAAGATCTGTTTCAGAGCTAATGAGAGCATGGAGATACTTTTGTATGATTTGAACAAAAGCTCTTGGAATTGGCTGCCCAAGTTTCCTGCAGATTTGAGATATGTGAGAATGAGATGCCTTCCACTAGAAATTATGACTGGTACTGAATTCTCTTAAGTTTATTTGTATTGAGCGGTGCATGAACAGTGGGGAATGAAAACTTTATGAATAGAATGAGAGCAAGAATATGTAGGACTAAGCGCAGGAGGTGGCATGAATTTCTTTAATTGtttatttgtttaaaataaaaAGCTGGTCAGCTCAGTGAACATGAGTGACAGGTAAAGACAGAGATAGATGAGCTGGGGATTGGATTTCCATGTGCTCCATCAGCTGTTGACTATTAAACGCTCAATTGAGCGACTTGTATAATTTTGGTTTGAAGGTTGTTTAGTTATATTAGGtgactttttttattttaaaataaaatggaattatttatcatttttgtttGAATGAGATGATAGTAGAATGGTAAGATTTGAGAGCAGCAAgtcttatttattatttttttcattgtgacaatcaataaatttaaattatttatatcaattatttgatattttaaattattttttaaaaggttttaaattattttaatttaagtgTGTACAATCATGAATTTTTCTTAATATCAAGTTTTTTAGGATTTCTATTTCATTTATAAAGCTTTCAACAAGTGTCAAAGCTTATAAACTCTTCATTATAGAACTCTTTAACTGATTTGTTATAGAGTCAGTAGGGTGACCTTTTAGTCTGGATGTCAAACCCTTCAGGGTGCTTTTTGGTGTCTTCGGTTGTCTCTATGCTATCCTTTTCTTCCGCCCctcctcctatttgggctaaagccTGGATCAAACACCTTATTCCTAAGATCAATATCTTCTTTGGAATTTTGCTCCAAAATAAAGTGTTGACGGTTGATAATCTTTGCAAGCATGGCTTTCAAATCCCCAATCGGTGTTACTTATGCAAGGAAGTTGCAGAATCGTCTAATCATCTCTTCATCCACTGCCCGTATGTGGCTTCTATCAAGGGAAGATTTCTTGCTCG is part of the Cryptomeria japonica chromosome 10, Sugi_1.0, whole genome shotgun sequence genome and harbors:
- the LOC131066644 gene encoding F-box/kelch-repeat protein At5g15710-like, translated to MGALRIRKQTMWSDLPEHLMERILECLPVDCFFRFRAVCKTWNTLFSSPHFNSIARNSQPFLILCPAKTQLPSLIYSFITHTWRNISLSFLPHDCPINFRGSASGLLLADINANVFFGFNSSMLCVCNPLTQTYTTLPQMVFVSRIMAKAILPAGNKTEEYTVMVVGRSSSDKVIVEAYNSTTKTWKVAGSIPDVIIRNENMFFCKGSLFCVTATGGIMTYNIEQEITTIMAMPTADAENLSIRLVCCKTGVFVVGATEDNHCLKGVIMWELVSPKTSMEDYKWEEIGKMPSSVCEEFRRSSNSNWFECVGMGDKICFRANESMEILLYDLNKSSWNWLPKFPADLRYVRMRCLPLEIMTGTEFS